The following are from one region of the Gossypium hirsutum isolate 1008001.06 chromosome D03, Gossypium_hirsutum_v2.1, whole genome shotgun sequence genome:
- the LOC107929287 gene encoding E3 ubiquitin-protein ligase At4g11680, translating into MTSTTPTNRSSADDITNTTPFLSSTTTVSRSDSATRPSVRRQSLREAARFMRRATSRRTMREPSMLVRETAAEQLEERQSDWAYSKPVVILDVIWNFAFVAVAVGVLFLSRDENPEMPLRLWIIGYAFQCLLHMVCVCVEYKRRRRRQSMDYSPFNAGEDGVLSSGSGVESEQYVTFAQLEEDNGSNVAKHLESANTMFSFVWWITGFYWVSLGGQALARGSPQLYWLCIIFLAFDVFFVVFCVALACIIGIAVCCCLPCIIAILYAVADQEGASKEEIDQLSKFKFQKNGDNEKPAGDVQGPVGGIMIECGTDSPMEQVLSQDDAECCICLSAYEDGVELRELPCRHHFHCACVDKWLYINATCPLCKYNILKSSSQEEV; encoded by the exons ATGACTTCGACGACTCCAACGAACAGATCCTCTGCCGATGACATCACCAACACCACTCCCTTCCTCTCATCAACAACCACCGTGTCTCGTTCCGACTCCGCCACGCGTCCATCAGTGCGTCGTCAGAGCCTTCGTGAAGCGGCTCGGTTCATGCGCCGAGCCACAAGCCGAAGAACGATGCGCGAGCCATCTATGCTTGTTCGAGAAACCGCCGCCGAGCAGCTGGAGGAACGCCAGAGCGATTGGGCTTATTCAAAACCCGTGGTGATTCTCGATGTCATCTGGAATTTTGCTTTCGTTGCGGTGGCAGTTGGGGTCTTGTTCTTGAGCCGTGATGAGAACCCCGAGATGCCGTTGAGGCTTTGGATAATTGGGTATGCTTTTCAGTGTTTGTTGCATATGGTTTGTGTTTGTGTGGAGTACAAGCGGCGTAGGAGGCGGCAGAGCATGGATTATAGTCCATTTAATGCAGGGGAGGATGGTGTTTTGAGCTCGGGATCGGGAGTTGAATCAGAGCAGTACGTAACGTTTGCCCAACTGGAAGAAGATAATGGAAG CAATGTTGCAAAGCATCTTGAATCTGCAAATACTATGTTTTCATTCGTCTGGTGGATCACTGGATTCTATTGGGTATCTTTAGGTGGCCAAGCATTGGCACGTGGCTCCCCCCAGCTTTATTG GCTTTGTATAATTTTTCTTGCTTTTGATGTGTTCTTTGTTGTTTTCTGCGTTGCTTTGGCATGCATCATTGGCATTGCTGTTTGCTGCTGTCTTCCATGTATTATTGCCATCCTATATGCTGTGGCAGATCAG GAAGGAGCTTCCAAGGAAGAAATTGATCAGTTGTCGAAATTCAAGTTTCAAAAAAATGGTGATAATGAGAAACCTGCTGGTGATGTCCAAGGACCTGTTGGGGGAATTATGATTGAATGCGGTACTGATTCCCCCATGGAACAAGTGCTTTCCCAGGATGATGCA GAATGTTGCATCTGCCTTTCTGCTTACGAGGATGGAGTTGAGCTAAGGGAACTTCCTTGTCGCCACCATTTCCACTGTGCCTGTGTAGATAAGTGGCTATACATAAATGCTACCTGTCCTCTCTGCAAGTACAACATTTTAAAGAGTAGTTCCCAAGAGGAAGTGTAG
- the LOC107929188 gene encoding replication factor C subunit 2 produces MTSSSSSTAGGYDVPWVEKYRPSKVSDIVGNEDAVSRLQVIARDGNMPNLILSGPPGTGKTTSILALAHELLGPVYKEAVLELNASDDRGIDVVRNKIKMFAQKKVTLPPGRHKIIILDEADSMTSGAQQALRRTMEIYSNSTRFALACNTSSKIIEPIQSRCALVRFSRLSDQEILGRLMVVVDAEQVPYVPEGLEAIIFTADGDMRQALNNLQATYSGFRFVNQENVFKVCDQPHPLHVKNMVRNVLEGKFDDACFALKQLYDLGYSPTDIITTLFRIIKNYDMAEYLKLEFMKETGFAHMRICDGVGSYLQLCGLLAKFSQVRETAKAT; encoded by the exons ATGACGTCCTCTTCATCGTCCACAGCCGGCGGTTACGACGTGCCTTGGGTAGAAAAATACAGGCCGAGCAAAGTCTCTGACATCGTCGGCAACGAAGATGCCGTGTCTCGACTCCAAGTCATTGCTCGCGACGGCAACATGCCCAATCTCATCTTATCC GGTCCTCCTGGAACTGGTAAAACAACTAGTATTTTGGCTCTTGCACATGAGCTTTTGGGGCCAGTCTATAAGGAGGCTGTTTTGGAGCTTAATGCATCAGATGACAG GGGTATAGATGTTGTTCGGAACAAGATTAAGATGTTTGCTCAAAAGAAAGTAACTTTACCTCCTGGACGGCACAAGATAATTATTTTGGATGAAGCTGACAG CATGACATCTGGTGCACAACAAGCCTTGAGGAGGACGATGGAAATATACTCAAACTCTACTCGTTTTGCTCTTGCTTGCAATACATCATCAAAAATCATTGAACCTATTCAGAGTAGATGTGCCCTTGTTCGATTTTCAAGGTTATCTGATCAGGAGATTCTTGGCCGTCTCATGGTGGTAGTAGATGCAGAGCAG GTACCGTATGTTCCGGAAGGTCTTGAAGCCATCATTTTCACAGCTGATGGTGATATGAGACAGGCGTTGAACAACTTGCAGGCTACATACAGTGGATTCCGTTTTGTCAATCAAGAAAATGTTTTCAAG GTTTGTGACCAGCCTCATCCATTGCATGTGAAAAATATGGTCCGCAATGTACTTGAAGGGAAATTTGATGATGCTTGTTTCGCTCTGAAGCAACTCTACGATTTGGGCTATTCTCCTACTGATATAATCACTACCCTtttcagaataataaaaaattatgatatgGCCGAGTACTTAAAACTGGAATTCATGAAG GAAACTGGGTTTGCTCATATGAGGATCTGTGATGGAGTTGGTTCATATCTTCAGTTGTGTGGTCTTCTGGCAAAGTTTTCTCAAGTTCGCGAAACTGCTAAAGCAACATAA